The following coding sequences are from one Methanococcoides orientis window:
- a CDS encoding dihydrolipoyl dehydrogenase, which yields MKEYDLIVVGSGSGMNYVGLMMQENPGMKVAVIDKDNPGGICLTRGCIPSKMLLYPAELVREIGRSQEFGIDAEIKSIDFNFIMEKMRSSIGKDIEMIHSGLSSSPNMDYYQDTVEFIEPYVLKVGDGTITSKMIYLSIGSRPMIPSVKGLEDVGYLTSDTVLELTSLPESLAIIGGGYIAAEYGHFFSSMGSDVTIIGRSPRIIAQEEPEISELARRKMEGHISIITNHEVAEVQASGNRKKIIAKDRQTGEQVEILADEILVATGRSPNTDILHPEKGNIETDDSGWIKVNDHMETSCSNVWAFGDANGKYLFKHVGNYESTVAYQNSVLNGDVEVDYHAVPHAIFSYPEIAGVGMGEAEAVENYGKDNISIGFQRFEDTGKGVAMALEDYFVKVILDNSTNILLGAHIIGPQASVLIHQVITLMNTPGANVGPIVHGMDIHPSLSEVVKRAFYSRMPVEEYHSVLNSLELEY from the coding sequence ATGAAAGAATATGATCTTATAGTGGTAGGCAGCGGTTCAGGGATGAACTATGTTGGTTTGATGATGCAAGAGAACCCGGGGATGAAAGTAGCGGTCATCGACAAGGACAATCCCGGAGGAATCTGTCTTACAAGGGGTTGTATCCCATCCAAGATGCTTCTCTATCCTGCAGAACTTGTAAGGGAAATTGGAAGATCTCAGGAATTTGGAATTGATGCTGAGATCAAAAGCATAGATTTCAATTTTATTATGGAAAAGATGCGTTCTTCCATAGGAAAGGATATTGAGATGATCCACAGCGGGCTTTCATCCAGTCCAAATATGGATTACTACCAGGACACTGTAGAATTCATTGAACCATATGTGCTTAAAGTTGGGGACGGGACGATCACTTCAAAGATGATCTACCTGAGCATAGGTTCAAGACCTATGATCCCATCGGTCAAAGGTCTGGAAGATGTTGGTTATCTTACAAGTGACACAGTTCTGGAGCTAACGTCATTACCGGAAAGTCTTGCAATCATAGGAGGCGGTTACATAGCTGCCGAATACGGTCATTTCTTCTCTTCCATGGGCTCTGATGTAACCATAATAGGTCGCAGTCCCAGAATTATTGCTCAGGAAGAACCCGAGATAAGTGAACTTGCAAGAAGGAAAATGGAAGGTCACATTTCTATAATCACCAATCACGAAGTTGCTGAAGTTCAGGCGTCAGGCAACCGGAAGAAGATCATTGCAAAGGACAGGCAGACCGGCGAACAGGTCGAGATATTAGCCGATGAGATCCTTGTAGCCACCGGTAGAAGTCCGAATACTGATATCCTCCATCCTGAAAAAGGAAATATTGAGACTGATGATAGTGGATGGATAAAGGTAAACGATCATATGGAAACAAGTTGCTCAAATGTCTGGGCCTTTGGAGATGCCAATGGTAAATATCTGTTCAAGCATGTTGGCAATTATGAGTCTACGGTCGCCTACCAGAACTCCGTTCTAAATGGTGATGTGGAAGTTGATTACCATGCAGTGCCGCATGCCATCTTTTCCTATCCTGAGATCGCCGGGGTCGGAATGGGGGAAGCAGAGGCTGTTGAAAACTATGGCAAAGATAACATCTCCATCGGTTTCCAGAGGTTCGAAGATACCGGAAAAGGAGTTGCTATGGCCCTTGAGGATTACTTTGTCAAGGTTATACTGGATAACTCCACTAACATTCTGCTTGGTGCTCATATCATAGGACCACAGGCATCTGTTCTCATCCATCAGGTGATAACTCTTATGAACACTCCTGGCGCAAATGTAGGTCCTATTGTTCATGGAATGGATATCCATCCATCCCTGAGCGAGGTTGTAAAACGTGCATTTTATTCAAGGATGCCCGTTGAGGAATATCATTCAGTATTGAACTCCCTTGAACTTGAATACTGA
- a CDS encoding sodium-dependent transporter produces the protein MKDDIPDTSREQLATRIGFLLVSAGCAIGLGNIWRFPFIAGKYGGAAFVIVYLAFLLILGLPILIMEFATGRAGRQNIAGSLRKLQPEGKRWHLFGYIAIIGNVILLMFYTTVAGWGFAYFYYMVKGSFIYLEPSEIGLFFDLFMGRTMEMITWMALVVGLGILICSAGLQRGVERAGKFMMSGLFFILVVLVLRSVTLPGAAEGISFYLEPDFSVLSWKAIYAAMTQAFFTLSVGVGGMTIFGSYINRDHSLTGESLRITFLDTSIALMAGLMIFPACSAFGVDVGSGPGLLFVTLPNVFNQMPAGILWGTLFFLFLAFASMSTVMGISENVIAFSMDEWGWKRKKASIISGIAIFVLSIPCCLGFGPLSWYQPFGEGTSILDLEDFIFTNNILPLGALTLVLFCSYSFGWGWNNFIRETDSGKGLKFPKQTRTYIKYVLPLIIIFILVRGWIGTLS, from the coding sequence ATGAAAGACGATATACCGGATACCAGCCGTGAGCAATTAGCTACAAGGATCGGGTTCTTGCTTGTTTCTGCGGGATGTGCCATAGGTCTTGGAAACATCTGGCGTTTCCCTTTCATTGCAGGAAAATACGGAGGTGCTGCCTTTGTTATCGTCTATCTTGCATTTCTCCTAATCCTCGGATTGCCTATATTGATAATGGAATTTGCCACCGGAAGAGCTGGAAGGCAGAATATCGCAGGATCCTTGCGTAAGCTCCAACCAGAAGGGAAAAGATGGCACCTTTTCGGATATATCGCCATCATAGGAAATGTTATCCTGCTTATGTTCTACACTACCGTTGCAGGATGGGGATTTGCATATTTCTATTACATGGTCAAAGGTAGTTTTATTTACCTCGAACCCTCGGAAATAGGGCTTTTCTTTGACCTGTTCATGGGAAGGACCATGGAAATGATAACGTGGATGGCATTGGTAGTGGGTCTTGGGATCCTTATATGTTCAGCAGGGCTACAAAGAGGGGTTGAAAGGGCTGGCAAGTTCATGATGTCAGGACTATTCTTTATTCTGGTAGTGCTTGTACTTCGTTCTGTGACCCTTCCCGGTGCTGCTGAAGGGATCAGCTTTTATCTTGAACCGGATTTTTCGGTCTTAAGCTGGAAGGCTATCTATGCAGCCATGACCCAGGCATTCTTTACTTTGAGCGTAGGGGTCGGTGGGATGACAATCTTCGGGAGCTATATCAACAGAGATCATTCACTTACAGGCGAATCCCTAAGGATCACATTCCTGGATACATCCATAGCACTCATGGCAGGACTTATGATATTTCCGGCATGTTCTGCTTTCGGGGTTGATGTAGGTTCAGGTCCCGGGCTCCTCTTTGTAACATTGCCGAACGTTTTCAATCAAATGCCTGCAGGCATTTTGTGGGGAACTCTCTTCTTCTTGTTCCTTGCCTTTGCTTCAATGTCAACTGTAATGGGTATCTCGGAGAATGTAATAGCTTTCTCAATGGATGAATGGGGATGGAAAAGAAAAAAGGCATCAATTATAAGCGGAATTGCGATATTCGTTTTATCCATACCATGTTGCCTTGGATTCGGACCATTGAGCTGGTATCAGCCTTTTGGTGAAGGTACATCGATCCTAGATCTGGAAGATTTCATATTTACCAACAATATCCTTCCATTAGGTGCACTTACGCTGGTACTGTTCTGCAGTTATAGTTTCGGATGGGGATGGAACAATTTCATTCGGGAGACAGATTCCGGAAAGGGGTTGAAGTTCCCAAAGCAGACAAGAACATATATAAAATACGTCCTTCCGCTTATCATAATTTTTATACTTGTCAGAGGATGGATAGGAACATTATCATAA
- a CDS encoding nascent polypeptide-associated complex protein has product MIPGMGGRGMNPKKVKQMMKQMGINIDEIEDVEQVIIRTADKDIVFNDASVSIMNAQGVDTYQVTGTPVDMPREVVIPEDDVRLVAEQTGASEEAALGALKDANGDLAEAILALSS; this is encoded by the coding sequence ATGATTCCAGGCATGGGCGGACGGGGCATGAACCCGAAAAAGGTCAAACAGATGATGAAACAGATGGGCATTAACATCGATGAGATAGAAGATGTGGAACAGGTCATCATAAGAACCGCAGACAAGGATATAGTATTTAACGATGCAAGTGTCAGCATAATGAATGCACAGGGAGTTGATACCTATCAGGTAACAGGTACCCCTGTGGATATGCCACGTGAGGTCGTTATCCCTGAAGATGATGTAAGACTTGTGGCAGAGCAGACCGGTGCAAGCGAAGAAGCTGCGCTTGGCGCTCTCAAAGATGCTAACGGTGATCTTGCAGAAGCTATTCTTGCTCTTTCCTCATGA
- a CDS encoding HesB/IscA family protein, protein MIEITDVAATELKALLEAEDKQDHALRIFVAGMGCSGIQYGMALDNETSDEDITVESKEIKVVMGSDISEQLDKATIDYIDTEGGKGFIIDNPAAASGCSSCGGSCH, encoded by the coding sequence ATGATCGAAATTACAGACGTTGCTGCAACCGAATTGAAAGCATTGCTTGAGGCTGAGGACAAACAGGACCATGCATTGAGAATATTTGTTGCAGGTATGGGATGCAGCGGTATCCAGTATGGAATGGCACTCGACAACGAGACCAGTGATGAAGATATCACAGTCGAAAGCAAAGAGATCAAGGTCGTTATGGGCTCAGATATCAGCGAACAGCTGGACAAAGCAACCATCGATTACATTGACACAGAAGGTGGCAAAGGCTTCATCATCGACAACCCAGCAGCAGCAAGCGGATGCAGTAGCTGCGGTGGCAGTTGCCATTAA
- a CDS encoding RAD55 family ATPase, producing MDYSFDGRGGYRVPTGLLGLDVQLGGGVPPGTTILILAEPGASSELFAQQFVYGGLTNNEEVYYFSAEHPVQEIIEDMRTFGWDVEQYVEDGKMDFVDAYTLRFCNILPKSVTCNLSAKDFLKQNTDTMNQLKSATSKERQGQYRGVIDSISYFLRSYDMKSVTEAIEFISSIGKFTNAVQLILMTGGTHEPQVENALKSICDGVIEFRMRERGSEIERTILIRKMRGMIPPDKTISYNITQKGIELETTTRVL from the coding sequence ATGGATTATAGTTTCGATGGAAGAGGGGGATACAGGGTACCGACTGGCTTGCTAGGACTTGACGTTCAACTTGGAGGAGGAGTCCCTCCGGGAACAACTATATTGATACTTGCAGAACCCGGTGCAAGTTCAGAGCTATTTGCACAACAGTTCGTATATGGTGGTCTGACGAACAATGAAGAAGTTTACTATTTCTCTGCTGAACATCCGGTTCAGGAAATAATTGAGGATATGAGGACCTTCGGATGGGATGTTGAGCAATATGTCGAAGACGGAAAAATGGACTTCGTTGATGCCTATACCTTAAGGTTCTGCAATATTCTGCCCAAAAGTGTTACATGCAACCTCTCTGCCAAGGATTTCCTGAAACAGAACACTGATACAATGAACCAACTTAAGTCTGCCACCTCTAAAGAGAGACAAGGCCAGTACAGAGGGGTTATCGATTCCATATCATATTTCCTGAGATCCTACGATATGAAATCTGTTACGGAAGCTATCGAATTTATCTCCTCTATCGGAAAGTTCACTAATGCTGTACAACTCATCCTTATGACCGGCGGTACACATGAACCACAAGTGGAAAATGCACTCAAGAGCATTTGTGACGGGGTTATTGAATTCCGCATGAGAGAACGTGGAAGCGAGATAGAGAGAACTATATTGATACGTAAGATGAGAGGAATGATACCTCCAGACAAGACCATATCATATAATATAACTCAAAAAGGCATTGAACTGGAAACTACGACCAGAGTTCTCTGA
- the hisI gene encoding phosphoribosyl-AMP cyclohydrolase has translation MIELDNLKYDDNGLIAAIAQDNETGEVLMFAYMNEEALKLTIETGIAHYWSRSRQELWKKGESSGHMQTVHEMLIDCDMDAIVMKIEQEGGACHTGYRSCFYRNIEGNIVGEKVFDPDEVY, from the coding sequence ATGATAGAGCTTGACAATCTCAAATATGATGACAATGGGCTTATCGCAGCCATTGCACAGGACAATGAAACTGGTGAAGTTCTCATGTTTGCCTACATGAACGAGGAGGCTCTCAAACTTACCATTGAGACTGGCATTGCTCACTACTGGAGTCGTAGCAGGCAAGAACTGTGGAAAAAAGGAGAAAGTTCCGGGCACATGCAGACAGTACACGAGATGCTGATAGATTGCGATATGGACGCCATCGTAATGAAGATCGAACAGGAAGGGGGCGCATGCCACACAGGGTATCGTTCATGCTTCTACCGAAATATCGAGGGTAATATCGTTGGTGAGAAGGTCTTCGATCCCGATGAGGTCTATTGA
- a CDS encoding PINc/VapC family ATPase, with amino-acid sequence MENNEITRIVPDTSVIIDGLVSEMILEGDYEGAEIFIPEAMVAELESQANRGLEIGNKGLDELKKLQELATEGLIDISFTGERPTIEERKYAKEGAVDAIIRSCAEELEATFVTGDRVQYDVAVAKGMEVEYLPPKKAEFITLHIEDFFTDDTMSVHLKNKVIPMGKRGSIRNVEFVEIRDTPSTSGELKEITRELLERARADPESFIEMSLNGATVLQIRDMRIAISNPPFSDDVEITAVRPVASVKLDEYRLGDKLKERILGQRGILVSGPPGAGKSTFGAGVATFLHEHNYVVKTMESPRDLQVPREITQYAPLEGSMEKTADVLLLVRPDYTIYDEVRKTRDFEIFADMRLAGVGMIGVVHANRAIDAVQRLIGRVELGVIPQVVDTVIFIDKGEVAQVQTLEFTVKVPSGMMEADLARPVIVVSDFETSKPEFEIYTFGEQIVVMPVSTSTESRKPVWSLAEGEIKDVVQRYTSGPVEVEMTSDTNAVVKVFEKEISKVIGKSGAVVDEIERIVGVHIDVRELKEQGRKGKGADKNRFSGSSYRPTVEHTKKHVILNVPEIASQDVEIYAGESYLFTATVGRHGDVKVRSNSAIAHSIMDAVDDGEPILVKIL; translated from the coding sequence ATGGAAAACAATGAGATAACAAGGATAGTTCCTGATACAAGTGTAATTATTGATGGTCTTGTATCCGAAATGATCCTTGAAGGGGACTATGAGGGGGCTGAAATATTCATTCCCGAGGCCATGGTGGCAGAACTGGAATCCCAGGCAAACCGTGGTCTTGAGATTGGTAATAAAGGTCTGGATGAGCTGAAAAAACTGCAAGAATTGGCAACAGAGGGTCTTATCGATATATCTTTTACAGGTGAGCGGCCGACCATAGAAGAGAGAAAGTATGCTAAAGAGGGTGCAGTGGATGCCATAATCCGGTCATGTGCTGAAGAGCTGGAAGCTACTTTTGTGACAGGGGACAGGGTTCAGTACGACGTTGCAGTGGCAAAGGGGATGGAAGTGGAATACCTTCCTCCGAAAAAAGCCGAGTTCATTACCCTGCATATTGAGGATTTCTTCACTGATGATACAATGTCTGTGCATCTGAAGAACAAGGTCATTCCAATGGGCAAACGTGGTTCCATCAGGAATGTGGAATTTGTAGAAATAAGGGATACCCCATCCACTTCAGGTGAGTTGAAAGAGATCACCCGTGAGCTTCTTGAAAGAGCAAGGGCTGACCCCGAATCCTTCATTGAAATGTCTCTAAACGGTGCTACCGTATTGCAGATACGCGATATGCGAATAGCTATCTCAAACCCTCCATTTTCAGATGATGTAGAGATCACGGCAGTACGTCCTGTGGCCTCGGTAAAGCTGGATGAGTACCGTCTGGGTGATAAGCTCAAGGAGAGGATACTTGGACAGCGTGGAATTCTGGTATCAGGTCCTCCAGGAGCGGGTAAATCCACATTTGGAGCAGGAGTTGCCACTTTCCTGCATGAACACAATTATGTTGTAAAGACAATGGAATCCCCAAGGGACCTACAGGTTCCCAGGGAGATCACACAATATGCTCCTCTTGAAGGAAGCATGGAAAAGACCGCAGATGTGCTGTTGCTTGTAAGGCCTGATTACACTATCTATGATGAAGTGCGAAAGACCCGTGATTTCGAGATATTTGCTGACATGAGGCTTGCAGGTGTCGGCATGATCGGTGTTGTGCATGCCAACCGTGCGATCGATGCTGTGCAGAGGCTCATCGGTAGGGTGGAACTTGGTGTTATTCCACAGGTCGTTGATACTGTCATCTTTATTGACAAAGGAGAGGTCGCCCAGGTCCAGACCCTTGAGTTCACCGTAAAGGTACCATCCGGAATGATGGAAGCTGATCTTGCAAGACCGGTAATTGTTGTTTCTGATTTTGAGACCTCAAAACCTGAATTTGAGATATATACCTTCGGTGAGCAGATCGTTGTCATGCCAGTATCAACTTCAACAGAAAGCAGGAAACCTGTCTGGTCTCTTGCGGAAGGCGAGATCAAGGACGTTGTCCAGCGTTATACCAGTGGTCCTGTTGAAGTGGAGATGACCTCCGACACAAATGCTGTTGTAAAGGTTTTCGAGAAGGAGATCTCAAAGGTGATCGGTAAAAGTGGTGCAGTGGTCGATGAGATCGAGAGGATCGTAGGTGTCCACATTGATGTGCGTGAACTTAAAGAGCAAGGTCGCAAGGGCAAGGGTGCGGATAAGAACAGATTCTCCGGAAGTTCCTATCGTCCTACTGTCGAGCACACAAAGAAGCATGTGATCCTGAACGTTCCTGAAATAGCTTCACAGGATGTCGAGATATATGCAGGTGAAAGTTACCTTTTCACTGCAACAGTTGGTCGCCATGGCGATGTCAAGGTCAGGAGTAATTCTGCAATTGCTCACAGCATAATGGATGCTGTGGATGATGGGGAACCGATCCTTGTGAAGATCCTGTGA
- a CDS encoding PDGLE domain-containing protein, which produces MKLLYAGLAIALLISVLAPYLASSDPDGLESAAESVIDEERFAELEEADPAIESPMPDYSIEGKGKLGEILAISAGTIGILVISFGLAKVLKSNRSN; this is translated from the coding sequence ATGAAATTATTGTACGCAGGACTGGCAATAGCACTCCTGATATCAGTACTTGCACCATACCTTGCATCTTCAGATCCTGATGGTCTGGAAAGTGCTGCAGAAAGTGTGATCGATGAAGAAAGATTTGCTGAACTTGAAGAAGCAGACCCTGCAATCGAATCCCCTATGCCGGACTATTCAATTGAAGGAAAGGGCAAACTCGGTGAGATCCTTGCTATTTCAGCAGGCACCATTGGGATCCTTGTCATAAGCTTTGGGCTTGCAAAAGTGCTGAAATCAAACAGATCTAACTAA
- the cbiM gene encoding cobalt transporter CbiM translates to MHIPDSFMPLSQALVYWAIALPFIFMSFRWARKDMDDMKIPILAALSAGIFAIQALNIPIGMGTSGHMVGAALVAIIFGSPFAGVLVLTLVLLVQGIVFADGGITVMGANILNMGVISGFVGYYSFVALRSKNIDIKVSAFFGAWLGLFISSIATAIEMSIAGTFPLVPGLVAMGTFHFVIGIIGEGLITAIAIAAIAKARPDLVDSKITEDSKEALL, encoded by the coding sequence ATGCATATACCAGATTCGTTTATGCCGCTATCCCAGGCACTTGTTTACTGGGCAATAGCCCTTCCGTTTATCTTTATGTCCTTCAGATGGGCACGAAAAGATATGGATGATATGAAGATACCAATACTTGCAGCATTATCTGCAGGAATATTTGCAATTCAGGCGCTCAACATACCTATTGGAATGGGCACCAGTGGCCATATGGTCGGAGCTGCACTTGTAGCAATAATCTTTGGAAGCCCTTTTGCCGGAGTACTTGTACTGACACTTGTACTGCTGGTTCAGGGTATCGTGTTCGCTGACGGTGGAATTACTGTAATGGGTGCCAACATCCTGAACATGGGAGTTATCTCAGGTTTTGTAGGTTACTACTCATTCGTTGCATTGAGAAGCAAAAACATTGACATTAAGGTATCAGCATTCTTCGGTGCATGGTTAGGCCTTTTCATATCCTCTATCGCAACAGCGATCGAGATGAGCATCGCAGGTACATTCCCACTCGTACCAGGGCTGGTGGCAATGGGAACATTCCACTTTGTAATAGGCATCATCGGAGAAGGACTTATCACTGCAATTGCAATCGCAGCGATCGCGAAAGCACGTCCTGATCTTGTGGACAGCAAGATCACAGAAGATTCAAAGGAGGCATTATTGTGA
- a CDS encoding energy-coupling factor ABC transporter ATP-binding protein has translation MARENPIIELKNLSYKYSSSDSKALENIDLIINAGEKIAILGANGAGKSTLFKHLNGILSPSSGEVAIKGDTISKKTIRKARQTVGIVFQNPDDQVFSPTVEEDVAFGPMNMGLPEDEVEERIRTSLELVNLKGFEKRAPHHLSGGQKKLVAIAGVLAMRPEVVVLDEPTAGLDPINAAQVMDIIDRMNRDLNMTVVLSTHDVDIIPAFADRICILDHGKILATGTPKEIFRDHDLIQKAHLRMPRIAEVFELLQKEGIDAQIQIAPTDARDEIIRVLDQGRIQNKTQTTPE, from the coding sequence ATGGCTCGTGAAAACCCTATTATCGAATTGAAGAACCTTTCTTACAAATATTCCAGTAGCGATTCAAAGGCACTTGAGAACATTGATCTGATCATCAATGCAGGTGAGAAGATAGCTATTCTTGGAGCGAATGGTGCAGGCAAGTCAACACTTTTCAAACATCTTAATGGCATACTGTCACCTTCTTCCGGTGAGGTTGCTATCAAGGGAGATACGATATCTAAGAAGACCATCCGTAAAGCACGGCAAACGGTCGGTATCGTCTTTCAGAATCCCGATGATCAGGTATTCTCTCCTACTGTGGAGGAAGATGTGGCCTTTGGTCCGATGAACATGGGCCTGCCGGAAGATGAGGTTGAAGAGAGGATAAGGACCTCACTTGAACTTGTGAATCTGAAAGGGTTTGAAAAACGTGCCCCTCATCATCTAAGTGGTGGCCAGAAAAAGCTTGTCGCTATTGCAGGAGTGCTTGCTATGCGCCCTGAGGTCGTAGTTCTCGATGAACCTACAGCAGGACTTGATCCAATAAACGCTGCTCAGGTAATGGATATAATTGACAGGATGAACAGGGATCTCAATATGACCGTTGTTCTTTCAACACATGATGTTGACATCATTCCGGCATTTGCTGACAGGATATGTATCCTCGATCATGGGAAGATACTGGCAACAGGTACTCCAAAGGAAATATTCAGGGATCACGATCTGATACAGAAAGCCCATCTGCGTATGCCGAGGATCGCAGAGGTATTTGAGCTTTTGCAGAAAGAGGGCATTGATGCCCAGATCCAGATCGCTCCGACAGATGCAAGGGATGAGATCATCCGTGTACTTGATCAGGGCAGAATACAGAACAAAACGCAGACCACACCGGAGTAA
- the cbiQ gene encoding cobalt ECF transporter T component CbiQ, with product MGIGLTEIERESYKDSPVHRLDGRIKIIAFISIVFYVAALPRLDDSNFIKLLFLESYLVLLMIIGNLNLFYVMARILAVIPFGLGLAIFQPFIRQPFIETFTVYPMSFPFGLTMTYEGLDFGLTLMARFIVCVTSVIVLSSTMKMNDLVVSARRLGVPREFTLLLTMMVRYLFVFWSVLKRIRVAQRSRLFDVWNKDVPRKWILEQIGNTISSLFVQSYEQGERTYVGMLCRGYGNDHNNLYFHRSKLQAKDAIFGIFTVGLILAVHAFL from the coding sequence ATGGGTATAGGATTGACTGAGATCGAAAGGGAATCCTATAAGGACAGCCCTGTTCACAGGCTGGATGGCCGCATCAAGATAATAGCCTTTATCAGCATCGTCTTTTATGTAGCAGCTCTCCCAAGGCTGGATGATTCGAACTTCATCAAGTTGCTTTTTCTTGAGAGCTATCTGGTCCTATTGATGATCATCGGGAACTTGAACCTCTTTTACGTAATGGCAAGGATCCTCGCAGTAATTCCATTTGGTTTAGGACTTGCTATTTTCCAGCCTTTTATCAGGCAGCCTTTCATCGAAACGTTCACAGTTTACCCGATGTCATTTCCCTTTGGTCTGACCATGACCTACGAAGGTCTGGATTTTGGCCTGACCCTTATGGCAAGGTTCATTGTATGTGTGACTTCTGTTATTGTATTATCATCTACAATGAAAATGAACGATCTCGTAGTTTCTGCAAGGAGGCTGGGTGTCCCCAGGGAGTTCACTCTTCTTCTTACAATGATGGTAAGGTATCTCTTTGTGTTCTGGAGCGTTCTCAAAAGGATACGAGTGGCACAAAGATCCCGCCTGTTCGATGTATGGAACAAGGATGTCCCCAGAAAGTGGATCCTGGAGCAGATAGGCAACACTATAAGTTCGCTTTTCGTGCAGTCCTATGAACAGGGTGAAAGAACATATGTTGGAATGCTCTGCAGGGGATATGGGAACGATCACAATAATCTTTATTTCCACAGATCAAAACTTCAGGCAAAGGATGCGATTTTCGGTATTTTTACCGTTGGATTGATCTTAGCAGTTCATGCGTTTCTATGA
- a CDS encoding UDP-glucose dehydrogenase family protein produces MKVSIIGSGYVGSVTAACFAELGHEVICIDIDEKKVQMINDGFPPIWEEGLGELMKKHAEKNLIATSDYDYAIQNTDVSFICVGTPSNEHGNIDLSIVGAACKSLGMAMAKKDGFHIVVVKSTVVPQTTEDIVLRLLEEHSGKVAGKDFGVAMNPEFLREGKAVYDFMHPDKIVVGSIDERTGALVAELYRDLDCEVTKTTPSTAEMIKYVNNSFLATKISFSNEVGNICKRLGIDTYEVMNAVGADFRISEYFLNSGAGFGGSCFPKDVRALIGKAKEIDYYPSLLESVIEVNELQPMQMIELLEKHAGDVKGKKVAVLGLAFKNETDDIRESRSIPVIRKLLELGADVTAYDPMATDNMKALIENIRYCDSAAEALKSAVACLIMTEWGEFRELDSEFAGMKNKLVIDGRKMIDPEKLEEDIVYEGLCW; encoded by the coding sequence ATGAAGGTATCTATTATTGGATCAGGTTATGTTGGTTCAGTTACAGCTGCGTGTTTTGCAGAACTTGGACACGAGGTCATCTGCATCGATATTGACGAAAAGAAGGTTCAAATGATCAATGACGGATTTCCTCCGATCTGGGAGGAAGGCCTTGGGGAGTTGATGAAAAAACATGCGGAGAAGAACCTCATAGCAACATCTGATTATGATTATGCTATACAGAATACGGATGTCTCATTTATCTGTGTGGGTACTCCCTCCAATGAGCATGGTAATATCGACCTGTCCATTGTAGGTGCTGCCTGCAAGAGCCTTGGAATGGCAATGGCGAAAAAGGATGGTTTCCACATTGTGGTCGTCAAAAGCACAGTGGTCCCACAAACTACCGAGGATATCGTTCTTCGCTTACTTGAGGAGCATTCAGGCAAGGTTGCAGGCAAGGACTTCGGTGTTGCCATGAACCCTGAGTTCCTGAGGGAAGGCAAGGCTGTTTATGATTTCATGCATCCCGATAAGATCGTTGTTGGTAGTATTGATGAAAGGACAGGAGCTCTTGTTGCGGAGCTATATCGCGATCTGGATTGCGAGGTCACAAAAACAACTCCAAGTACTGCTGAGATGATCAAGTATGTGAACAATTCCTTCCTTGCCACAAAGATATCATTCTCCAATGAGGTCGGCAATATCTGCAAGCGTCTGGGGATAGATACGTATGAGGTAATGAATGCTGTAGGTGCGGATTTCCGTATTTCCGAGTATTTCCTGAACTCAGGTGCCGGCTTTGGTGGTTCCTGCTTCCCAAAGGATGTGCGTGCACTCATTGGTAAAGCAAAGGAAATCGATTATTATCCATCTCTTCTTGAATCCGTTATTGAAGTGAACGAGTTGCAGCCGATGCAGATGATAGAGCTTCTTGAAAAACATGCAGGCGATGTAAAAGGTAAAAAAGTGGCTGTCTTGGGCCTGGCCTTCAAGAACGAAACGGATGATATACGTGAATCACGTTCCATACCTGTTATAAGAAAACTTCTGGAGCTTGGAGCCGATGTGACCGCATATGATCCGATGGCAACGGACAATATGAAGGCATTGATCGAAAATATAAGGTACTGTGATAGTGCTGCAGAGGCACTAAAAAGTGCAGTTGCATGCCTGATCATGACCGAATGGGGTGAGTTCAGGGAACTCGATTCCGAATTTGCTGGCATGAAGAACAAGTTAGTGATCGATGGAAGGAAGATGATCGATCCTGAAAAGCTCGAAGAGGATATTGTTTACGAAGGACTTTGTTGGTGA